GGAAATAGGAAGTGGAGTATTAGCCCTGCTAGAAGAAGCTCGATTTTGTCAGGCACAAGATTATGCCGAGACACTATTAGGTGATCCAGGGTTTGAATATCTTTCAATTAAGGATGAAGAATTACAAAAAGTAATAAACAGTGCCAAAGACTACCTTTATGAATTTCAGGAAAGGGATGATAATATTGTTAAGTGTGTAGCATTAATTGAGCAATACGAAGAAAAACAGAAAAACAAGAAACAACTAAAGGCACATAAAGTAAAACATAGAAAGATTGCCTCAGCCAATTATGAAAGACTCTTTATTAAATTAGGCAGAAAGTTTGGATTCAAATGTTTATCTTGTAGTTCTGGAGACCAACTTGAAGTTGACCACATTAAACCAGTGTCAATAGGTGGCAATACTGAATTTATTAACCTTCAGTTATTGTGCAAATCCTGTAATTTTAAAAAAGG
The window above is part of the Candidatus Neomarinimicrobiota bacterium genome. Proteins encoded here:
- a CDS encoding HNH endonuclease, with amino-acid sequence MHESGNRIKLPNGKIWGVAGAAGWTVIKTVKYDTPHILIPIDEISGLNSEEIGSGVLALLEEARFCQAQDYAETLLGDPGFEYLSIKDEELQKVINSAKDYLYEFQERDDNIVKCVALIEQYEEKQKNKKQLKAHKVKHRKIASANYERLFIKLGRKFGFKCLSCSSGDQLEVDHIKPVSIGGNTEFINLQLLCKSCNFKKGVQTIDYRPNE